Part of the bacterium genome, GGATGGAGATGCTCAGGATCGGGGCCGGGATTGTGCTTCTACTGTGTCTGGCGGCACCGGCCGCACGCGCGGATGTGGTGACGTTTTCCAATGGAGATCGCTGGACCGGGCGCCTCATTTCAATGGTCGAAGGCAAGCTGCGCTTTGCCGCGGATCTGATCGGCGAGGTGGAGGTCGACGCGAAAGAGGTCCGGACGATTGCTACCGACGAGACGGTCGAGGTGCACGCGAACGACGGCACCGTACTGATCGATGCTCTGGTCGCCGATTCGCAAGCACCCTTCCAGACTGCGGGTCGCGGGCGGGTGGGGACGCAGGGCTTTCGGGAGAAGGAGGTCGCTTCGATCAACCCTCCTGTGAAGGAAGCGCCCGAGTGGGAAGGCAGCCTGACGGCGGGAGTGAAGTTCGAGCGCGGCAACACGATCAAGGACGAAGGCGATCTCGAGGTGCTCGGCGAGTACGAGACGGAATTCAATCGCTTCGGGCTCAAGGCCAGCTACGAGGGCGAGCGAACCACGGACCGCGACTCCGGAGCCAGCACGACCAATGACCGCAACCTCTTCGCGCGCATTCTCTACGACCACTTCCTTGGCGATCGTGCGTTCTGGTATATCGGCTCTTCGGGCGAGAAGGATGGCCCGAAGGATCTCGATCTGCGCTTCACGCTGGGAGGCGGCCTGGGGTACAAGCTCTTCGATCGTCACGACTTCAAGGTCGACTTGCGCTTCGGACCGGCCTGGGTGGAGGAGAACTACAAAGGCAGCGAGCGCGACGACGATTCAGTCGACGTGCTGGCCCGTTGGCATGTGTGGCGAAAACTGGCCGACAACCTGGCCTTCTTTCACGAGACCAATCTCAGGCAGAGCCTCGAGGACATCGACGTCAGTCTGATCAAGACCGAGACCGGTTTGAAGTTCGATCTTTCAAACGAGATCTTCCTGAAAGCCGCGGTCGAGTGGGAACTCGATGCCGAACCGGCGAGCGGCACCCAACGTCAGGATACCGACTACATCCTGGGGTTGGGCTACAAATTCTAGGCGACGTCTGGCGACTCGCGGGGCTCCCCGTCAGCGCTCCAGTCGGCGGTACGCGAGAACTCCGAGCAGACCTAGCAACCCGAGGATCGTTGAGGACGGTTCCGGGACGGCGATGGGCGACTGGCGAATCGTGAACGACGAAATGCCGTCCGGTACGTCGACGGTGAAGACGAAATTTCCGGCGAAGCTGAAGTCGGGCATGATGCCCCCACCGGCCAGGATGTCGTCCACGGTTACGATCTGACTCGGGAAGAACCCAGGAGACGGGTCGAAAAAGACCGGTGAGTCGAAGTCGGGCGAATCGAAATCGAGTCCGTCTCCAGGTGTCGAAGGCACGAAGCCCGCGCCATTGCCGAATCCGAGCTCGATGTGATAGCCGCTCCAGTCGAGG contains:
- a CDS encoding DUF481 domain-containing protein, whose translation is MEMLRIGAGIVLLLCLAAPAARADVVTFSNGDRWTGRLISMVEGKLRFAADLIGEVEVDAKEVRTIATDETVEVHANDGTVLIDALVADSQAPFQTAGRGRVGTQGFREKEVASINPPVKEAPEWEGSLTAGVKFERGNTIKDEGDLEVLGEYETEFNRFGLKASYEGERTTDRDSGASTTNDRNLFARILYDHFLGDRAFWYIGSSGEKDGPKDLDLRFTLGGGLGYKLFDRHDFKVDLRFGPAWVEENYKGSERDDDSVDVLARWHVWRKLADNLAFFHETNLRQSLEDIDVSLIKTETGLKFDLSNEIFLKAAVEWELDAEPASGTQRQDTDYILGLGYKF
- a CDS encoding choice-of-anchor F family protein — encoded protein: MSIRSTVIARSFAGSLAIALILASTAHTEAAEITGVNWFSGVASVASTVFSPPVAPNNDNVAGSSLNSIFVTQKDYVAIGPVDLVFDLIDTGGVTEYVIVEGVQNNTGLDWSGYHIELGFGNGAGFVPSTPGDGLDFDSPDFDSPVFFDPSPGFFPSQIVTVDDILAGGGIMPDFSFAGNFVFTVDVPDGISSFTIRQSPIAVPEPSSTILGLLGLLGVLAYRRLER